GGGCAGAGAGAATTCAATGGTCCCTATTAGTgccaaaggaaagaatgttCTGTAGTCCGGaactgggaagagaagacaTATGAGTATCAACCGAGTTGCAATCTTGTCcaacaaaagcaaacatTCGGACATGGAGCGATCGACGACCACTTTTCTGAGCTCACTATCCTATGGGTTTCTGATCTGTGAGAGAAATGAACTTATCAAAGGACAAAAGACCGCCCTATGATTGACCCAGAATTGTGGGCGCAGTGATCTTCCAAAACAGGAATAGTCCATGATCAGGAAAAGCCTTTATGCCTCAGGCGGCGGCTATATGCCTGAGGCGGCTTCCCGACGCATGCCTCAGCCTTCAGGGTCGAGACGGCAACTAAACTCGGTTCCGTTTCCCCTTTGGGAAAGCGGCAATTGGCGAAGGCAAATTGACTCGTGATGtaataagaagaagaagagagtgatTGAAGAGGGCGTTTTAGCTGTGTGTGTACCTTTCACCTCCAATGTTTGACAGATCGGGGACAATGATTGTTGTTCGCAAGTAATTCTGCCATCGTAGTTGTGTTGCTTCTCACGTGCGAGGGAAGGGAATTGAATTTCCCCAAAGAACGAGTGAAGATTCGCCGTGTATCCCCGACGCTTGCAATTAGCTTTTGCCTGATTGGCCCGTGAGCTGAGTAAGCCGCCTGCCGGCCGTCAAACCCGAGGTTACCTCTTGGGTAAAGCTCACAAACATCATTCTCCAACTCCCTTCGACTTCATCTCGTCGCTGCCGCTGGCTGGCTGTTCATTTGGTTGACTTGACCgcccctctcctctctctaTTGACGACTGCCaccctcttttcctccatctcctccgccTCTCCCCGCTTTTTATCCAATTTTCATCCCATTTCCTCTTTTTGCGCGTCAAGTGTCCTTTCGTCCGCCATGGCTGCTCTTCGCTCAACCTCGCGCCTTGTCGCATCCTCGAAGCCTCTTTTCCGCCCAGCTGTCTTCGCTCGCTCCTATGCGACTGTCGATGCGGCTGCCCAGGTGAGCGGGACAGGTTATGCCAGTTATAAGACTGTTCCCGAATCTAAGACTTGAACTACACAGGATCCCAACCCGTCCGAGACGCCACGCACTAAGACTTTCCATATCTACCGCTGGAACCCCGACCAGCCGACCGAGAAGCCCAAGATGCAGTCCTACTCCCTGGACCTCAACAAGACCGGACCCATGATGCTCGACGCCCTCATTCGCATCAAAAACGAGATGGACCCCACCCTGACCTTCCGGAGAAGTTGCCGTGAGGGTATCTGTGGAAGCTGTGCTATGAACATCGATGGTGTCAACACTCTGGCCTGCTTGTGTACGTGACTCGACAACTTTTACGCACGACTATGGAGGAATTGGGGTGTTGACTGTGCTATATATAGGTCGCATTCCTACCGACACCGCAAAGGAGTCTCGCATCTACCCTCTGCCTCACACCTACGTTGTCAAGGATCTGGTGCCCGATCTGACCCAGTTCTACAAGCAATACAAGTCGATCAAGCCTTACCTGCAGCGCGAAACCAAGACCGAGGATGTGAGTTCCTACATCTTATTCCAGACCTCCGAAGGTGTAGGTCACATATTCTAACGTATACATAGGGCCTTGAATACCGCCAAAGTCCCGAAGAGCGCAAGAAGCTGGATGGTCTCTACGAGTGCATTCTGTGTGCCTGCTGCTCCACCTCCTGCCCCTCGTACTGGTGGAACAGTGAGGAGTACCTCGGACCTGCTATCCTCCTCCAGTCGTACCGTTGGTTGGCCGATTCCCGTGACGAGAAGACCGCTGAGCGCAAGCACGCCTTGGATAACAGCATGAGCGTCTACCGTTGCCACACCATTCTTAACTGCTCGCGGACTTGCCCCAAGGGTCTCAACCCCGCCCGTGCAATCGCCGAGATCAAGAAGTTGATGGCCGCTCATTAAGGAGTAGTGGATAAAAAGTAAAGGAgtgtttttatatattctgaGATAtgtcttctttggtggttCTCTTTTGTATCCttccttttattttcccttgtTCTAGCTTTTATTCCCTCGGTTCTTGAGGCCGTCATGTCGCATGTTTCAATAGGTGTAAATTGtgaatatttattttcaaaGCAACTGGCGATGAATAACCGTTTTAGAGGTGTACCTACGGgcatataataataaaagctGCATCTTATTGGCAGATGGGGAACAACTGTTTTGTTTCAATGGTTTATATATGTTCTCAGAAACAACCGATTTTGCCGACCTTTGTTCCGTAACTGCATGTGAAGGTTATGGATCGGCCCGCCggaaaaatatatatatcggcAATTTCTCGGTGCCTTGAACcgattatatatatatccgcGCCCTCAAGTTCGAGTATTCGGGTTCAAATTAAACAGGACAACAACAATGACAACAATCATAATGTTAATTTGAAGTTTCTCTGTACACCGTGTTAATCATTGTAGACTTATTGTGAATACTATTAGCCCTATATTATAGATCGATTCAATTTTCTCCCATTGAGATATTTTCATATGGACAGTCACATCGGTTCTTTCATGTGTAAGTGATAGTTCCGAATGATTAGGCAACTGATGCGATAAATTGAACTTGTCCGCAAGTTCCTGGGCGTGATCCCAATATCTCCTGGAACATTTGGTATATTCTCGAATACTTAGCCAAGTGAGCCGATCCCCATTAATACTAGATCTGACAAATATAATCTACATCTATATCTCGACAAACATAGCCCTGCCTCCCTTACGGGCCCTTATATAAAGACAGAAATCCCCCAAAAGAAACCATTCTTGAATAATATGCGATTAATGAGATAGTAACAAAAAGCGCAAATAGTGACACACCCTCACCAAACCCGAATTAATACCATTTACACAAACACAACATGTATATACACTAAAAACAATTCCCGCATTCGTTCATCGAAGTTGTCTCAAGGTGGTCTCcaagaataatatataagcGATAACATCTCCATCGAAATCATAGTATTGTACATTCGACATTTTGACACTGTTGTTAACATTCCAGAAACAGATTCTGAGTTTGAAAAGGGAAACGAAATGTTAACGGTTTCCTAATCGAGGACCCTTAACGTAAGGGAGCCTGATTAGGAAACTGTCCAGGACATCCCCATGTGGCATTATACCAAACCAACCGATATTAACACTATGCCAACACCCTCTCAGGCTTCATTTGCAGCAAATGAATCGAGACGAGATTAGCCCCAAGGccaccaaagaaaaggaaaagcggAGTCAGATAACCATGACTTGGGTATACAAAAAGACCAAGGAAAGGGAATAGCAGAGCAACTCCGACCCAGACAAGAGCGGGCTGGTTCAACATGGATCGCAGTCCGCGTTGTTTCGCTGCCACAAGGGCTAGATAGAGCCCGATGTATTGCATTATGGCGGATTGGACCGCGGAGAGGTGATCGGCGTCGCATATGGTAGCTTGGCGCTGTTCGCCTCGTTGAAGGGATAGAGCATAGGTCTGGATGACGGTCGCTGCGATGGAGACGCCGATGAAGAGGGATGTTGCTGTTTCCACGTGCTAGATTGGTGTTAATgagtaattttattaagataGCAACATGGTATAGATGGAGGCACGGTGGACTTACCACTCGGGCTGGATAGAGGGTTTGAAAGGCAGCTGGTCAGAGAACAACCAATCAGCAGCACGAAAGCAATGACACTATCTCCAATTTGTTCCGAGAAGGGTCATGTGACATGGTTTAAGGGCGATTGTGTCCGCTCTTACCTCCAACGTGCCTTATGAATTTTTGAAAGAAATCCATTGCACAGTCAATCTCTAGTTGCTCCAGTCAAAAGATTTAGCTGTTTGAATACCAGGGTTGAGAATATCTATTAGGTGATTGCCTATAGGTATGTGAATTCCCAGTCACACTTTATAACCGGGGGATTTTGTTTATAGTTTACTGTCACCTCAATCACCTCAATCACCTCAGCACTAGTGACTAGTTTCCCTCcactttcttcctccactttcttccttcactttctccTCCACTTTTTACCTCCATTTTTCCTTCCATCTTCCGTCCATAGCACCGAAtcagagaaggaagagcagtAGCGATCAACCGATAGTAATGTAGAGCCAGGatttaagaaaataaagtttaGACGAACAGTGATAATGATGGTGTTATTATGTTTCCCTTCGGAAAACtcaattttcttctgctttctttcttttttcccttctaaatcaattttctatttatgtTCTGGGTTGGGATACAATAATCTAACTAtgataaatagaataataaagaCAATTGTCATTACTGTATGTCTCTATCCGAAGACACGGCCGGAAGGAGTCTGCCAGTGCCTGTCAATCCCTGTCTTTCGTGTTTTGCCTTCTGATGAGCTCCAGGATCATGCATGATCTTGGATTGCCCACTGGGCCACTGGGCCAGGCGGCCAGACTTGTCGTGGCAATGCTAGACGGGGATCTGCAGTTCGACACCGCCACTAGACTGGCGTTTTCGATAGGAGTGCTGGCTTACTCAGTAGTGGATACCTCACATC
This window of the Aspergillus flavus chromosome 8, complete sequence genome carries:
- a CDS encoding putative iron-sulfur protein subunit of succinate dehydrogenase Sdh2 (succinate dehydrogenase iron-sulfur subunit) — protein: MAALRSTSRLVASSKPLFRPAVFARSYATVDAAAQDPNPSETPRTKTFHIYRWNPDQPTEKPKMQSYSLDLNKTGPMMLDALIRIKNEMDPTLTFRRSCREGICGSCAMNIDGVNTLACLCRIPTDTAKESRIYPLPHTYVVKDLVPDLTQFYKQYKSIKPYLQRETKTEDGLEYRQSPEERKKLDGLYECILCACCSTSCPSYWWNSEEYLGPAILLQSYRWLADSRDEKTAERKHALDNSMSVYRCHTILNCSRTCPKGLNPARAIAEIKKLMAAH